TTCTCGGGATACTGCGAGAACACGGGGATCGTCTTGAGGCGACGGCCCGACGGCAAACCGTAGACACCGACTTGTCCGTTGAAGCCACCAGAAAAGAACGCGTAGAATTCGTCTTTTGCCCCAGGCGCGACATATACTTTCTGTGCCGCGTCGGATGCGAGGATCGACGGCGCACCACTTTGGCGCGCCGTGCACGCGTAGCCGATCACGAGCGTCGATGCGACGGCCGCAATGCCGAGCAGCGCACGGGAGCGGAAGATTTTTACCATGAGCATCCTCGAACGTGTGGGAGTAACCGCGAAGAGCGTGACAAGGACTTGTAGGGCGGAGTACAACGCACATAAGTTGCTTTTTACTTACCACTTTCGAGAGTCAGAACATGCCTGATTCCCTGTACGTTTTTCCCCTACACACTGACTCGCGCTGAGAGGAAGTGATGCGCCTTACCCGACACACCGACAATGCGTTGCGTTGTCTCACATACCTTGCAATTCACACCGATGGACCGGTTACGGCTGGTGAAATCGCGAGGCGAATGCGGATGTCCGAGGATCACCTCGCCAAGGTGATCGCCCGCCTCTCCCAGATGGGCTACGTCGAAACGCTGCGCGGGCGCTCCGGCGGCGTGAAGCTCGCTCGGCCGGCCACCGACATCCGCATTGGCGACGTCGTGCGCGAGACGGAAGACAACCTCTGCCTCGTCGAGTGCTTCAACGCCGAGACCAATCAGTGCCCCATCGCTGCGGTCTGTGCGCTCGCGGGAATACTCGACAACGCCTTGCGCGAGTTTCTCACTGCACTCGACGGGGTCACGCTGGCCGATCTCGCCAAGAACCCGAAGGAGTTGGACGCGCGGATGCCAGCCTAGCCCTCGAGGGGCTTCTGGAAGTGATAGGTGAGTCCGACGCGTGAGAGGAGCTCCACCAGACGGCGAAGCCCGAGCCCCATCACGCTGAAGTAGTCGCCGTCCACCCGCTCCACGATCGTCGCGCCGTAGCCCTGAATGCCGTACGCGCCGGCCTTATCCATGGGCTCGCCGGTGGCCACATAATCGGTGATCTCCCCGGCGCTCAGCGCACGAAAGGTCACGGTCACCGCCTCCACCGCCGACTCCGTGCGCTCCCCCCGCGCCACCGCGATCGCCGTGTACAC
The genomic region above belongs to Gemmatimonadota bacterium and contains:
- a CDS encoding Rrf2 family transcriptional regulator; translated protein: MRLTRHTDNALRCLTYLAIHTDGPVTAGEIARRMRMSEDHLAKVIARLSQMGYVETLRGRSGGVKLARPATDIRIGDVVRETEDNLCLVECFNAETNQCPIAAVCALAGILDNALREFLTALDGVTLADLAKNPKELDARMPA